A stretch of the Treponema primitia ZAS-1 genome encodes the following:
- the acsB gene encoding acetyl-CoA decarbonylase/synthase complex subunit alpha/beta — MKLLFNRVFDGSDEMVAVAEKTLNETLKELGESAPLAMPDTAYFLANHLAYLGKKITTLGELKAAFDETKASWMPRNQRLGDVFKTGFGTVLAAEVIEACKYAKSPTPYGEGDAREYWGHMSDAEVRELGVPLVTGDIPGFVVIIGPAPSDEEAAELIKGYQSRAIFVFLIGGVIDQAKRMNLNMNFSVRVVPVGPELWHVAHIISLVNRAAMIFGNVQPGDQEEFDDYTFKRIRAFVNAFDPLPDLTVACGGGAIAMGFPVITNSTKDVWPVPKSLIIQQNTKDFIETSLEARDIKIKVTKVDIPVAFSTAFEGEIIRRADMHVDIDGSKLDCFEWVTTKESAEIEDHKIELIGPDIDSVKEGDRSAMGFVVEVSGKNMQKDFEPVFERRIHHYLNYAEGIMHTGQRDLIRIRVSKAAFAAGFRAKHFGEILYAKLKGDFDAIIDKVQIKVYTKPEDLKRLRAEVNKVYETRDARLLSLTDENVEVFYNCILCQSFSPAHVCVVTPERLGLCGAVSWLDAKATNEIDPNGSCQIVTKERVVDEKLGIWEDVNEAVQTASHGSLQQVTLYSIMQDPMTSCGCFECICGIEPASNGVVIVNREHSGMTPLGMTFSEMASMTGGGVQTPGFMGHGKQFISSKKFMAAEGGPARIVWMPKALKEFVGAKLNKTAKELYGIDNFVDRIADETVTDDAEKLVEYLGEKEHPVLQLEPLM; from the coding sequence ATGAAACTGTTGTTTAACCGGGTTTTTGACGGTTCCGACGAAATGGTGGCGGTGGCCGAAAAGACGCTGAATGAAACTTTAAAGGAACTTGGGGAGTCCGCTCCCCTGGCTATGCCGGATACGGCATATTTTCTCGCCAACCATCTGGCCTACCTTGGTAAGAAAATTACGACCCTGGGGGAACTCAAGGCCGCTTTCGATGAAACCAAGGCTTCCTGGATGCCCCGAAACCAGCGGTTGGGGGATGTCTTTAAGACCGGCTTTGGCACGGTCCTAGCGGCGGAGGTTATCGAAGCCTGTAAATACGCGAAAAGCCCCACCCCCTACGGTGAGGGCGACGCCCGGGAATACTGGGGCCACATGAGCGACGCCGAAGTGCGTGAGCTTGGGGTGCCCCTGGTTACCGGCGATATCCCCGGATTCGTGGTCATCATCGGCCCCGCCCCTTCCGACGAGGAAGCGGCGGAACTGATCAAGGGCTACCAGTCCCGGGCCATCTTTGTATTCCTCATCGGCGGGGTTATCGATCAGGCCAAGCGAATGAACCTGAACATGAACTTCTCCGTCCGGGTTGTTCCGGTGGGACCGGAACTGTGGCATGTGGCCCACATCATCTCCCTGGTAAACCGGGCCGCCATGATCTTCGGCAACGTACAGCCCGGGGATCAGGAAGAGTTTGACGACTATACCTTTAAGCGAATTCGCGCCTTTGTTAACGCCTTTGACCCCCTGCCGGATCTTACCGTGGCCTGCGGTGGCGGCGCCATTGCCATGGGCTTCCCGGTTATCACCAATTCTACCAAAGACGTATGGCCCGTACCCAAGAGCCTTATCATCCAGCAGAATACCAAGGACTTTATCGAGACATCCCTGGAAGCCCGGGATATCAAGATCAAGGTTACCAAGGTTGATATCCCCGTAGCCTTCTCCACCGCCTTCGAAGGGGAAATTATCCGCCGGGCGGATATGCACGTGGACATTGACGGGTCTAAGCTGGACTGCTTTGAGTGGGTCACCACCAAGGAATCCGCTGAGATTGAGGACCACAAGATTGAACTTATCGGGCCGGATATCGACAGCGTTAAGGAAGGGGATCGTTCCGCCATGGGCTTTGTGGTGGAAGTTTCCGGCAAGAACATGCAGAAGGACTTCGAGCCGGTGTTTGAACGCCGGATTCACCATTACCTTAACTACGCGGAAGGTATCATGCATACCGGCCAGCGGGACCTTATCCGTATCCGGGTGAGCAAGGCCGCCTTTGCCGCAGGCTTCCGGGCCAAGCACTTTGGGGAAATACTCTACGCTAAGCTCAAGGGCGACTTCGATGCCATCATCGACAAGGTCCAGATAAAGGTTTACACCAAACCGGAGGATCTTAAACGGCTCCGGGCGGAGGTGAACAAGGTCTACGAGACCCGTGACGCCCGGCTCCTTTCTCTTACGGATGAGAATGTCGAAGTGTTCTACAACTGTATACTCTGCCAGTCCTTCTCCCCGGCCCACGTGTGCGTGGTTACCCCGGAACGGCTGGGTCTCTGCGGCGCCGTGTCCTGGCTTGACGCCAAGGCCACCAACGAGATCGATCCCAACGGTTCCTGCCAGATAGTTACCAAGGAGCGGGTGGTGGATGAAAAGCTGGGTATCTGGGAGGATGTGAACGAAGCGGTACAAACCGCCTCCCACGGTTCCCTCCAGCAGGTTACCCTCTATTCCATCATGCAGGACCCCATGACCAGCTGTGGTTGTTTCGAGTGTATCTGCGGTATTGAGCCCGCCAGTAATGGTGTGGTTATTGTAAACCGGGAACATTCGGGCATGACCCCCCTGGGGATGACCTTCTCGGAAATGGCCTCCATGACCGGCGGCGGTGTCCAGACCCCGGGTTTCATGGGCCACGGCAAGCAGTTCATCAGTTCCAAAAAGTTTATGGCCGCTGAAGGCGGCCCTGCACGGATTGTGTGGATGCCCAAGGCCCTCAAGGAATTTGTAGGCGCCAAGCTCAACAAAACGGCGAAGGAACTCTACGGGATCGACAACTTTGTTGACCGGATCGCCGATGAGACCGTTACCGATGATGCGGAAAAACTGGTGGAATACCTTGGCGAAAAGGAACATCCGGTTCTGCAGCTTGAACCCCTGATGTAA
- a CDS encoding AAA family ATPase, with product MKIAITGKGGVGKTTLAAVLSRLYAAEGRKVLAVDVDPDANLGLALGFTEAEVEAITPISKMSDLIAERTGSGKDTYGKFFKINPKVDDIPDRFAREKNGVKFLVMGTVETGGSGCVCPEHVMVKRVISHLVIARDEVVIMDMEAGLEHLGRGTAEMVDRFIVVIEPGERSIQTYHKVKSLAADLGVKAVSVVANKVRGKEDEDYLRSRIPPEDLFGFISYNEEIIEADRRGISPYETSDRARNEIMKIKERIDAAHKS from the coding sequence ATGAAGATAGCGATCACCGGAAAGGGTGGGGTTGGGAAAACTACATTGGCTGCGGTATTATCGCGGCTGTACGCCGCCGAAGGCCGGAAGGTCCTGGCGGTGGATGTGGACCCCGATGCTAACCTGGGCTTAGCTCTCGGGTTTACCGAAGCGGAGGTGGAGGCCATTACCCCCATCTCCAAGATGAGCGATCTGATCGCCGAGCGTACCGGTTCGGGTAAGGATACCTATGGGAAGTTCTTTAAGATCAACCCCAAGGTAGACGACATCCCTGACCGGTTCGCCCGGGAAAAGAACGGGGTTAAGTTTCTGGTGATGGGTACCGTGGAAACCGGAGGGTCCGGCTGTGTGTGCCCTGAACATGTGATGGTCAAGCGGGTCATCTCCCACCTGGTAATCGCCAGGGACGAGGTGGTCATCATGGATATGGAGGCCGGGCTTGAACACCTGGGCCGGGGTACCGCGGAAATGGTGGACCGGTTCATCGTGGTTATCGAGCCGGGCGAACGGAGTATCCAGACCTATCACAAGGTCAAATCCCTGGCTGCTGATCTGGGGGTTAAGGCGGTAAGCGTGGTAGCAAACAAGGTCCGGGGCAAGGAAGATGAGGATTACCTCAGAAGCCGTATACCCCCGGAGGATCTGTTTGGGTTCATCAGCTATAATGAGGAGATTATTGAGGCCGATCGCCGGGGCATATCACCCTATGAAACCAGCGACCGGGCAAGAAACGAGATCATGAAGATCAAAGAGCGCATTGATGCTGCGCATAAATCCTGA